In Setaria viridis chromosome 5, Setaria_viridis_v4.0, whole genome shotgun sequence, the genomic stretch AACCGGCCAACCCTGCACAGACATCAATAGCAGCACTTATAGCACCTGTCATTCCAGAATCCAGATAGTGCTCCTGGCTGCAGATTTTGACACCGTCAGCTGACATCGCACGATGGCAAAGCTTGCAACCCGGTTTAGTTATCTGGCGAACTGACGCAGTGTCATTGGTGGCCGGGATGCGTATGTACTAACTGTACCTGCCATCAGGAAAGGCGTTATTGTTCGTGGGCGATCTCAGCCTGTGGAGAGCAAGTGCGTCAAGCATCGCAGGATCAGCGTAGTACTCGCAGCAGTCGACGATGACCGCGGCTGCCTGCCCGTTCTCGCTGTTCTCCTCATACGCGTTGATGAAGTGGATTGCCATGAAAGGCGGCACCTCGACGCTAGCCACCTACAAGAACACCAAGAGAAATCCATGTTCGTGCCACGTGCAGATTACGTTTAACAGTAAAGATAAAGAGAAGTCTGGCAAATCAAGACGTTGGCACTAACCGTCTTCCCGGTCGACTTGCGTACGACGTGCATATAGCTCCCGGACGCTGGGAGCCAGTCGAAGAGGTAGAACTGTGCGGGCTCAGACCTGATCATGCTGCTGGCCGAGTACCGGAGCGGCATCTCCGGCACGACGACGTAGTTCTCCGTGACGGCGAACGAGTGCACCCACCCCGGCGTCGGCCCTCCTCGGCAACCCACTCTCCCTACCACCTTCCTCTCGTTGCTCCCGGCCGCCATCCTCACGAGAAGGTAGCCTGGCCGGACAAGATCAGGGAGCAGCGTCCAGAACTCGGAGCCGGTCACGATCGGGTGCCCGGACTGTAACATGTTCATGCCACCCAACACGTCCACGTAACGAAACCTCCCGACCGTGCCGAGCGTGTACGGGTTGATCAGGAAGGAGCCCCTGGTGGTCTCGGTGAGGCACATCACCCTGCCGTCCCCGAGCGGTACCACGGTGACGTTGGCGTTGTCCGTAAGCGCCCTGCCGCTGACGAGCCCGACGACGCTCCTCACCCGATCCAGCAGGTTTGCGGGCTTGGGGCAGTGGCCGAACTCGCGCAGGAGCGGGCGGCCgtgctccttggcggccttgtACGCGTCCGACTCCAGCTGGCGGTGCGCGCCGGTGGCGCGCCCTCGCCGGAAGGAGACGTTGACGAGCATGGCGTACCCGTCGAAGAGGTGGTCgagcgcgccgtcgccgcttACCTCCCACACCCCTGGCCCGTTCCTCAGGTACGTACCGTTCTGAAGCACATTCATGTGACGTGTTGATCGATCGCATGCTGCTCAGCTCAAGCAAGTGAAATCGGAGCGTTTTATTAGGAACGAAACTAGGTAGGGAAGAGGGACTGTACCAGCCAAAGAGGGAGGTGCCCTTCGACGGCCAAGTCGCCTTCCCACCGTTCTTGCCGGACGCTCGTCCATGCCGAGAGCTTCGTGGCGCGGTCTccggcggcctccgccgccgacgagcccgtCGTCTTCGCTGAGAGGGCGGGGTTACGGCGTGCCACCGCCGAGCTGAGGCTGATATGCCCGGGCCTGGTGTGTTGGGAAGAGAACAAGGACGGCATAGGAGCAGCGCGCAGCGTGGAGAGATAGCCCGCCATGCTTGTTTCGTTGTTGTGTTGTGTTGCGGTTGCGTGCGGATTGTGCTGCGCTACTGCTCACTGCTATGCGGACTGCAGGACCATGTGCTGCACATGGGAGCTCACGTGAATTTGTAGGCCATTTGGTTGCTACTGTATATATGATCAAGACTCAATAGACATCCTTGATTCATAAATGAGAAGCGTTGACGAAAAAACGGATTGTCACACGAGCACGCCACGTGCAGTTCGCCCGCCGGAACACCTTGTAGCGACTTTATGAAAACGGAACCCTTGGTATCGTCGGATTCCGACGAAAATCCAACAAACACTCAAGAGGGAGAGACCTCGTCAGAACAAACACACTTTGGGTTATTTTGAGACCGGAATGACATTGAGAACAACTTCAATCCCAATTGAAGAACAATAATAATTCAGGATTTCAAAAGATagagtaaagaaaaaaaataatcatagCATCACGGCCATGCTGCCGCCACCCCAGCGATGGTGATCTCAATCGGCTGTGCACCCATTATAGATGGTGATCTCAATTGACTTGCTGCAGGCGCGATTCTGAGATAGCATCACGGCCATGCTGCCGGCACCCCAGCGATCGTCAAGCACAAGCTCGCCGCGCCGTCAACacgagcgaagagctgagggaaGGTTAGCGCCGAACGGGAGCGGAGGCCGGAGGAGCACACATCCCCTGCCAAAACTGCGTTCCGCGCCAAAAATGCATCTGGCGGCTGCGTTCCTCTCTTCTTTTCCCGAAGTGGCCTTTGTTTTGGGCTGAGAACCGGAGCTGGGCCGTCTGCTAGGCATTGAGGAAGCTAAAATGTGCATAAGCTGATGGATAGATAATGGACGGCATTATGTGAACTATTACGAAGGACAAGTGGAAATGCACATGCGACACGCACGTGACATAAAAAAGAATTACAAACAAGATGTTTATTGATATGTCAACATTCCATCATAATCATAATTAACTATAATACTTATTTGCATCCTTTCACTTAAACCATTACAAGACCCATCACAACACAGACCCGGTCCCAACCATTTATTGAATGTTTACTATATTATTAAAAATCATAACATATAGCAATTCATAATGAAACTCTACCTCCACCTCCAGTGGAATCATTAAACAAGaatttatatttataaaatatCTAGTAAACAATAATTTTATATCTTTAGCAAAGATGTACATATGGTGAGaacatattttcaaaaaaacttGATAGCAAGAATTTTTATTCAGAAACTGCAGTATCCAAAAACTTAATCCATACCATTTTGCATGTATCTTTTTTAAACTTAACTTATGATTTATACAGATCCTCAAATGTAGTGCACGTGATTTCTAAAATTCTAGTAAGCAAGAATCCTAAGAACATCCTAAATTTCAACAGCACTACGTAATATTCTGATATTTTTCTCACAACACTTTGAATGgctctgtttggtagagctctcAGAGCTAATTCTCTATTGAATCCaccaggagctctgccaaacagtttttcagatAGAAGTGATTCCCTGCTGATTcggtgaagtgattctctaaaatgaacttAGAGGCTAGGAGctggaaaaagtagcttctcctgagtGATTCTCCATACTAAGTTTAAGAGTtcatgctagagaatcaaagagaatcactttcagccacagaatcaTTTCTTTCAGAGAATTAGCTCctatagagaatcagaatcagatggagctctaccaaacagaccctaaaatATTTCCATTTAAATTAGAGGCATGTACCCGAACAACATAAGAATAAAACAATACAAATTTCGGTATCTATGTACACACAAGATTCAAACAACAGAGAAGTTTAAAGGCACACATACATATGTCCAAACTTTGACACAATTACTCTTTCCATGTCATTCACAAAGCCAGGTCAAGAGGTTCCACACCTCTAAATCCTAACCACCATGTCCTAAAATAGACTGTAGATGCGGAGATGCCTATGATCCATGATCATAGAATGTTGAGTCCTTAACTCGAATAAAGCCACAAAATAAATCTGCACTTTCTGATAGCCACTCCCTGGTGCTTTGTTCGCCACCTTTTCCATCAATATCATAAATGTTCCTTGAAAATGCAGATGACAAAGTATATCACAAAGTAATTAGGAAACAAAATACTACTTGGTCAAAAAAATTTATATTCCTCTCTCAAGCACCTTTCTTCATCTACCCCCAGAATAAAAAGGTGAATATGATACACCTTTTATTATTTATAAACATTATTTATAAAAGGAGTTTTATAAAGAATGTGAACTTTTTCCATTTCCTTGATCATTTTATGAATGCTATTTTAAAAGAAGAGTAAATTCCACAAAATTCAGGGTAAAGATGATGCATCAGGTTGAAGTTGTAGTGTACTTTCTCATCATGCTTCATGCAGAAACCTACTATATGAAACCACCATCTAGATTTAAAAAAGGCATAACAAGTGGACAAAGTTTATAatttaactcaaataaaataaattcGAATTGCATAGTTGAACAACCAATAGAATTATTGATTGTGAAAATGATAAAAAAGAACTATTACAACCTTCTCTTATCTCTTGCGTGTTCAAGCCCAAAAAAAATGATACAAGAAGAAATTGCATCTAGAGAGCTACCTTAGGCCTTTGGATGACTAAACTAAATTGAACACTAGAAACAACATCATACTTCAGTTTTAACATTGTGATAAGATCAAATCAACATCCTAATTCCAGCAAGCAGCAAGCATCCCGATGGGACTTAACACTAAGGGGTGTTATGGGCAGGTGGCTTGGTGCGAGCCTCTAACTCCAACATGGAGCTtggctttcttttcttttcttttttttttgaacgattGGAGCTTGGCTTTCTCCTAGAACACATACAGGTCATACTGCTGTGTAATGTCAAGTTTGCACTGCCACAAGCTTCTTCTCATGTTCAAAAAAACAAGACTGGAACATGCAGAAATAGCTTACATAGAAAAACACTCATTTAATGGTTACAGCACTGACAGCCACCTAAtaagtaaataaaaaataataatatttcAACCATTCTTATTGTTGTTGAATTGGGTAGAGCCTGgcatcaagaaaaagaaacaaaagaggaTTCAAAGAAGCTTACGAACTAAAATGTTAATCTACAACCTTTTGAAAAGGAACTTGTCATTGAGAAGGAATAAAACCTGATAGGTCCATGTATATCAGAGTATCTTCCTTGCTTTTGGAATGTCATACTCCATACTGTGAATTAAGGAGTAAAGCATGGCAACAAAACTGAACATATCTCATAAAAGTATGAGCCTGCATAAATGAAAGGAATTATTATATTAACAACACAAAGGATAAGAAAAGTACATTATGTGATTGCTATTGATGTATAAGGAACTATCTCAAAATGGTAACAAAGTGCATTAAATTTCCATGCTACCAACAAAAACAAACCGTTGTTAATCCATCACAGCTGCATTTAGTatactatatttttatttttgttaacTAGATATATACCTCTTATCTTAAAGGCAAACAAACTATGATTGCTGAGTGTGATGCAGTGACTAACCTAGCCCAATTCTTGGAACCAACAAACTAGAGGAAATACCTGCACAAAATGCATGAAGATTTATATGTCATTAAAATCTGTAGCAAAATGTGTATTAATATAATTTTCGTACATACATGCGGAAATACAAAGGAATCAATACTAATTAGTCAACTGAAAAATTGGAAATTATTAACTGTATCATATTAGTATCTAACCACGCCCTCTCAGGAATATCTTACAACAATGATCAGATGAGAAGGAAACAACTTTATGGAATTTATTTCAGATGTTTCAAAGGTTTCATATCCATTTTCATGACAAGATGAAAATCAGAGAGCAATTCGACGTATTCAGGCAGAAGCTCTTTATTGTTGGACTTCTGTGAGTGAATATTGATTCAGAGAGCCATTGGAGGTATTACCACATACCCCAATCCTGAATCAAAATAATTGTGAACAATGCATGGATTGTTGTGAAAATGAACTACTCTTAAAGAAGAATATACAACCATGCTAAATACACAAAAGGTGAGCAAATAGCATTGTTTGTTGTGGAAGAAATAGGGAGGTCAATATTGAAGTTCAAAGATTCGATAAAAAATTGCTCCTTCTTTAATTGTAGTTATAGTCTCTACAAAAATCTTCAAAGCTAAGAGAAAAAAATTGCAGTAATTAGCAGTTAAGAATGTTCAGAAAACATGGTCTGCCATCCATAATCACAGCACAGACTGTTGTTGCATGAAAATttgttgaagaaagaaaatGTATATgtgctaaactaattacttATATGGATTTGCCCTTCAATAATTTGAAAATAGGCTAGATAAATTGATCAAAAGCTCCATTAATTCTAGAACAAGTAGACACATTTTCAACACTATCTTCCAATAAATCCACAAATAATAAAGCTCCACTAATTGTGCATTTCTGTGTGACAGAGAGCATAAGCCTACAAATGTGAAGAATCAGAGAGCAATTGAGATATTCCATGAGGAACTCTCCATTGTCCAACAAGTTTTGGAAAACTGAATATTGTTTTAGAAAGATATTGGAGATGGCATGACTGTGGCAGGGCACAATATTCTGTACAAGCATCCTTCATATTGgaaaaaatatttaatattataCTTTACATGTACTAAAGCTAGCCATTTTAATTTGTATTTCAGTTTAACCTCTAGGCATCTGGTATCCTCACCTCTAGATGAATGGTGTAGGCAGGTCTATTAGCCATCAAAGATTACGACTAGACTAGTTTCTCCAAACACAAGCCATCCTTGATTTTCATTTTGATGCATCATTGTTGCTTCTCCTATTCCTGAAAATAAATAGACTGATTTTTTTTGTATCTACAGTGAAATACTCCTACATTTCTAACTGATTCAATTAATCATTCATCAAAAGATCATTCAAGAACTACGACACCCGGGAAACGCCTGAAAATAAATAGACTAATTTTTTTGTATCTACAGTGAAATACTCCTACATTTCTAGTAGGTGATCAGAACACTAACTGATTCAATTAATCATTCATCAAAAGATCATTCAAGAACTACGACACCCGGGAAACGAGCTAAACTAAAACTGGATAGTTCTTAAGAGCATTAAACTGAACAGTGAACCTATTTGGTTTAACTTACCCCATAATgcaatttatattttttgtttgttcATACACaacttgaattttaatttgatacTTTGCAGGGTGGTAGTAGACATCATAATGCAAATTTTTTCTATTCCATGTTTATCATGCAAATTCAATCAACTCATTGTGTAGCCTCTTCAACTCTTAAAATCAGTGTAGTTTTCTATCACAATGAATTTCTTCAAATACTCTCTACTGTGAAATAATATTTCTATCACTAAAAACTGAAGAAACCAAAAGAACAAGAGTGGCAAACCTCTCTAACATCTAGAAGTCGCAGAAGACGTTCGTTTCTCTTGAGACGGGAGCCAAAACTAGCGTAAACTCCAATGACAACAAGAAGGTGTTGATTCTTTTTGGACTTGGAGCCAGTCCTGTTCTCCCACAGTTACCCCTCGCTTATGGTCTTGATCAGGTCATCTCCACCTCGACAATATTCCTCCCATTCTCTACCTCAAAAATATTTCGAGTTAGCAAACCAAGATGTAGCGTAACCAACCAAATTCACTTAGAACTAAAAAATGATGCTACTTCTACTGCTGAACCAAATTCACATAAGCCTACAAGCACACACCAATTTTATACAAACCAAGATGCATCCCTTCCGaactgatgctgctgctgctgcccaacCCAATTTGCGCAATGACCCGAAGAGGATCCGACCAATGCCTGTATCAAATCACTAAACTGAAAACACTGAACTATCAATGTATCCAGCATGGCAGCATCATACCCTAGAGTAATTGGTTAGTTAATTACCTCTAACTGCTTCTTCAAGTGTTGCTCCTCTAGCTTGCTCCAGCGGCCTGCCCACCATCCTGGTCCAGCAAAGTACCAAATTCAATGAAGCACCtcagaaagaaataaaagaaactcaGGAACATGATCTCCCATGGTCTTCAGCTCATAAAAAACACAATGACTTTTGCGAGCTCATAATATTATCAATTATTAGCTAGCTCACTgatcaaaaagaagaaaataaactgAACAACACCCCAACCTTAGGTGAAGCCCAATTTAATTGAATCATACCAAGCTTGCATAACAATTTTAACAAATGCAAAGTAGTCAACACTCACCATCATGTAGTTGGGGGCCGTGGTACCCACAGACCTCGGTGAAGTAGGGTAGCACCTTGATATGATCCAAATGGCTTTAAGCGGAAGCTTAGCAGCTGATGGAAAATCacaagaaaagaaggaaatgcCACACTCACGAGTGCATCATGACGATGCAGGAGACAATGGCGGTGAAGTCTGTGGCATCGGAGGCGTTGAGGATTTATCAATGACTGCCAAAACACTAAATTTATCTGAGTCTAGGTGTCAACTATAACATCAATCATTCTATTTGTTTTGTGTCAATTCGTATCGTGGTGGGTCACTTATGCTAAGAACGAACAGATCAATAAAACTAAAAGCAAACATGTTGGATTAATGAGGGGGGAGCACCACTTACTTCAACCTAGCCCTTCTTGCCGACGATGCTCCAGTCCCTAGCGGATACGCCGCGGCACTAGTGGATCTCGAATGCGATAGTGATGGGTGGATGGTATGAATGACTAGAGGTCCAACGCTGGTGCCATATTCGCAAGAGTGTCTTGTTGTAGCTAGATGTCTGTGCCTCCCCATGGCCACCGCAGCCGCATTACCCAGCACCTTCCACTTGGCTGAGCCGGGCGCGAtcgatgaggatgaggatgacagCGTTGTCGAGGCTAGGCACAGGAGTAGCGGCAACCAGCAAACCGAGATGCGTGAAGACTTGAGAGGGATGGAGCCGCCATCTCCGCGTCTCCTCCACTCGGAGATGAGGCCGTGTCCGCCGCCACGTAGCCTCCGCCTGTAGAAGGGGTTGCCGTCGCGTCTTCTTTAGTGGAGGGGATGGGGAGATGGAGCAGGGTGTCATGAACCCCATCCGGGTAGCGGCCGCGGCATGGTAGCGGGAAGCGGAGGTGGAGTGTCTAGGGTGCGGTCGCGGCACAACGCGCGGGCGCGCGCCGCAAAGGCTGGGAGACAGGCGGACGGGGAACCCCtcgcggcggaggatggaggcaCGTCGTGCTGGAGGATGGCGGTGTATCTCGCGAGTGGACGGGGACAGGCCTTGCGCTCTCGTCGTCCACTGCAGCTTCTCACGGCGGATCGAGCGTATAGGGAGGGAGGCTGGGACCTGGGAGGGGAGAtggtgtcgtacatacatctatgggctcacCAGAATGTTTGGATAATCCTAAATatggggttgtacaccgagacacatctgacatggagaccatggcacAGGAcagtgtagtctacatggaaagatatgaagtagtcgaggattaggaaagtactcgttgtaataagagtagaactcctctagtcgtattcgactagtattcttataaccaaccgacctgtaaccctacccccggccatataaggtgaggtagggaccccctctaaataaattcaatccaaccaacccacatgacatagggtattacgcaatttagcggcctgaacctatctaaatcgtgtgcctatgtttaccttcaagttcctgatctcaacgagccccactaaccaaaacactacctcgggtacccccctcgataggttgccggcAGATGGGGCACGAGAAATCGCTGGGAGGTGTGATTAGTGGGTGGCGGACGGGGAGGGTATGCAAAGAAGGAAAGGGAGAGAGGAGCATGAGTGTGATTCATGGGTGGGATTGGGGTGGGTATGCAGGCGGGTAAGAAGCCGCACGGGGCAACAAAAAATGACGGTTTTCTGCAGAAACATTTTCTATCGTCTAGTTTTTTCGTCCTCCCACCTTTTGTCCAACCTTTTCGCCCTACCTTATCCTGCCAGGTGGGTCCTCTACGAGGGGTGGGGGGATTTAAGTTTGGATGAGAATTGTTTTCAATTGTCTCCTTTCTTATAGATAGTATAGATATAGAAATAAGTACCTTCACATAACTGCCTTCTAGTTCTAGCTAGCTCTTCTCTCTCGTTGACGAAAGTGCAATTCTACAGCTTCTTGGGTATAGTCATTTTCTCATCTACTAATAATCTGTTCCAAAAATGATAGGATGACATGTATTTCAGGAGGGAGTACTTGGCATGTTCTGCCTCTTCCCTCTCGGCAAAAGTACAATAAAATGCAAGGTTGGTATAATCTCTCTAGAAGTAAGGTAGTATGCGCTTCAAAGGGCAACACCATACCCTAGAAAGAAGAATCGAGCCTTCAAGGACAACACTATACCCGCATTCTTTTGACCATTGGTTAGAGGGGGCTGATTGGTTGCCC encodes the following:
- the LOC117855776 gene encoding carotenoid cleavage dioxygenase 8 homolog A, chloroplastic isoform X2, with amino-acid sequence MDERPARTVGRRLGRRRAPPSLAACDRSTRHMNVLQNGTYLRNGPGVWEVSGDGALDHLFDGYAMLVNVSFRRGRATGAHRQLESDAYKAAKEHGRPLLREFGHCPKPANLLDRVRSVVGLVSGRALTDNANVTVVPLGDGRVMCLTETTRGSFLINPYTLGTVGRFRYVDVLGGMNMLQSGHPIVTGSEFWTLLPDLVRPGYLLVRMAAGSNERKVVGRVGCRGGPTPGWVHSFAVTENYVVVPEMPLRYSASSMIRSEPAQFYLFDWLPASGSYMHVVRKSTGKTVASVEVPPFMAIHFINAYEENSENGQAAAVIVDCCEYYADPAMLDALALHRLRSPTNNNAFPDGRVGRFRIPLDGRPFGELESALDPDEHGRGMDMCSINPAYLGKEYRYAYGCSARRPCNFLNALAKIDLVEKTVRNWHDEDAAPSEPLFVERPGATNEDDGVLISIVSDVHGGGYVLVLDGETFQEIARVRLPHGLPYGFHGCWIPGKIRRMSLR
- the LOC117855776 gene encoding carotenoid cleavage dioxygenase 8 homolog A, chloroplastic isoform X1; its protein translation is MAGYLSTLRAAPMPSLFSSQHTRPGHISLSSAVARRNPALSAKTTGSSAAEAAGDRATKLSAWTSVRQERWEGDLAVEGHLPLWLNGTYLRNGPGVWEVSGDGALDHLFDGYAMLVNVSFRRGRATGAHRQLESDAYKAAKEHGRPLLREFGHCPKPANLLDRVRSVVGLVSGRALTDNANVTVVPLGDGRVMCLTETTRGSFLINPYTLGTVGRFRYVDVLGGMNMLQSGHPIVTGSEFWTLLPDLVRPGYLLVRMAAGSNERKVVGRVGCRGGPTPGWVHSFAVTENYVVVPEMPLRYSASSMIRSEPAQFYLFDWLPASGSYMHVVRKSTGKTVASVEVPPFMAIHFINAYEENSENGQAAAVIVDCCEYYADPAMLDALALHRLRSPTNNNAFPDGRVGRFRIPLDGRPFGELESALDPDEHGRGMDMCSINPAYLGKEYRYAYGCSARRPCNFLNALAKIDLVEKTVRNWHDEDAAPSEPLFVERPGATNEDDGVLISIVSDVHGGGYVLVLDGETFQEIARVRLPHGLPYGFHGCWIPGKIRRMSLR